The genomic stretch CTCCGCAGGCCTATTGTTGTCATTGCAGGTAAAGGAGCTCTTTTACCCCAGAGGGGAGCCAGGAAGGGACAGGGTGTGGTTCTGTTTGCCCACCATGACATTTGATAAATTGGAGGGAAACATTAATGTGTGGGTAACTTACATGCAGAAAACTAATGCAGGAGGTACGAtgacaaaacccaaaaaaactattatttatCTTTTGGATCAACAGATCAGGTGCTGAGGAGCATGAAATCAGGCTCCTCCTTTTCCCCTCTTAATGTGGGTGGTGTTTATCTGCCACTGCACTGGGCCCCGAGAGACTGCTACAGGTATCCTATAGTGCTCGGTTACAACTCCCAGCACTTTGCACCCCTCATCGCCATCAAAGACAGTGGCCCAGGTTTGTAGGCTTTTCAAAGGCTCTTTTTGGAAATCCCAAAGTGTGCAAAGTGTGCCTGGGGCCCATAGTGAGTGAGCCCTTTAAAATAAGGGCAAATATTAATTATTGCCGCTCCACTGTGTGCTTCAGAAATCCGAGCTGTACCACTGGCCTACCCTGGAAAAGGAGTCTTTGAGGACCTCCAAGTTCACTTCCTGATGGAGAaggaacagcagcagaaggccaagcTGCTAAAGGACTACCTGACAGTGATTGAAATTCCTGTGAATGCTCTCAGCAATGATGCACCACACATTATCAATGCAGCAAGGTTTGTGCATCAGTCAGTAATTGAAACATAAGAAATGTCAAAAATTCTACAGGGCCTGTAAATGTATTGACCATAAACACAATGTttcaagtgaaatgtttgcatttgccgaaagcctcaaaagacaggaaattaaattgatcagccctaacactaacatcagcTTGCTCTCCATTGAGGTGTaccagcacagatctctgactgCTATAGCCATATagagtggggtgcaaaaatttgggcacccctggtttgaatgtctgttacaatgaatctgtacatgATCAAAGCAAACCCGAACCTGAACTTTGATTAGCCTTTCAAATTATCAAGGTATAATTCAAgggcagcacagatggtgcagtgggtagcactgctgcctcacagcaaggaggtcctgggtctgaatcccggtcggccggggcctctctgtgtggagtttgcatgttctccctgtgttcacgtGGCTTTCCCCTGGGAAATTAGAAAAAGCATGTATGCCTCTGAATTACTAACAGAATGGGAGGTCTTGTGTCCAGatcctttggatttaaatgtagttATCTTTGCACAAAGAAGGTCTTAATTTATGAAAACCTTTTTAGGGGTATCAATAACACAGAATTGATGCAACATAGCTATACCCAAATCAGTAGTTGGCTAGcccgttgccattgtagtagacctgtgaaagggcattgagattggtttaaTACAGGTGCAATATTGAGGTTCAAACCAAAGCATTTTTCAATCGAAGAGCCAACCACATTAGCATTTAATAGGTCAATaggcaattattttgttttatttcagtttctgtACCAGTTAAAAAGCCTGACTTTGTGACTTTGATTGAAATCCTCAGACTATCACACAGATGTGCCATGATTGACCATCATTTTGGAAGAATTATGCAGCCCATAGCAATCACATAGTAATGTTTCTGTCTGAGATGGCCTTAAAATGACATCTGGTTATTTCCTACAGACTGGATGAAGGGAACCTTCCAGAAGACATGAATTTAATGGAAGACTACCTGCAGCTGGTCAACCATGAGTTCAAGCTCTGGCAGAAAGAGAAGGAGCCGGCCTCAGAGGTCTTGCACCAGGACCCCCTTTGCTTCTCCCAGCTGTCCCTTATGGAGGTTCGCTGTGCCACCCACAAGTGCCCCTTCTATGCATCGGTGGACACCCAGCCGTACTGCCATGAGTGCTGCGAGAGGCATCGGGAAAGAGGGAGGCCTGTGGTTGAGCCCTCAGGGGACCAGGCAAGGCCTGGTGCTGAGCCAAGGGGAGGTATTGGCTCAGTTGACCAAGTACCTCTGCCCACTTCCCCCAGCTTTGGCCTCTACAGTGAGACCAACGCCATGAAGTGCAAGATGCCTGATTGCCTCTTTACGCTCAACATAGAACACGGTGGACTCTGTGAGCGCTGCTTCCATGCTCGGCAAACCAGCCGACACAGGGAATGGAGTAATACAGGGGAAAGGAGCAGTGCCTTGCGGGAGGCAGGGAGGTGTGACCAGAGGACTGTCAACATAGGTGGAGAACAACAGCAGCAGTCGTCTTGGGGCCTTATTTCCAGGACACAGTTAAATTCAAGCAGCCCTGGAGCCAGCCCGGAACCTGGACCATACAGGCACTTGCAGTTAGGCAGGCTTTGCAAGAGGACAGGCTGCCAATATTTTGGAACAGTGGAAAAAGAAGGCTTTTGCACTGTGTGTTTTACGAACTATAAAACCAATCGCAGTAAGTGACATCTCTTAATACTTGTGGGGCTGTCCTCTTGAGGGGTGCAGAGTCAAAGACAGAATAAGGTTCTTGTCtgatattacatgacatttcaATAGATGAATTTAGCATACATTCTTATGTAGTATGACTGGCAAAGCAAAGTGGTGAAGATCATGCTATGTGATCACAAGACCATACAAGTCTAAAAAGCAGTGTTAGAATCATTACTGTCCTATCCTGTCACTACTTGGTGACACATTGTAGACATACTTTTCTCTCTGCTGTTTCAGGGGCGGTGGTTGTCCGAAGAGGGTCTCCCCCGGCAGGGTCAGGGTTCCTGGGCTCCTCGCACAGCACGGTTAGCTTCCGAAATACTTCCCGAAAATATTTgagatggcggcacggatggtgcagtgggtagcactgccgcctcacagcaaggaggtcctgggttggattccctgtcggccggggcctctctgtgcggagtttgcatgttctccctgtgtctgcgtgggtttcctccgggtactccggtttcctcccacagtccaaagacatgcaggttaggccgattggagagtctaaattgcccgtaggcatgagtgtgtgagtgaatggtgcgtgtgccctgcgatggactggcaacctgtccagggtgtattcctgcctttcgcccaatgtatgctgggataggctccagcccccctgcgaccctgatcaggacaagcgggttcagataatggatggatggatggatggatggatggctggaTGGAAATATTTTGAGATGGTTCCAGATGTCCCCACATGGTGTCTGCTTATTGAGATGTCACAGAGCTTTCTTCACTACCCATTTTCAGAGAGCCGCTCAACAGGGACAGACACCGAATGGGCCGCAGTACAGCCGAAGCAATGCCTCCACCGGCTGGACAGGGCTTTATTCCGAGTGCCACACTCAGATCCCGGAGGAGACACCTAAGCTTCGCTGCAAAGCCCCAGACTGTGACCACTATGCAAACAAGGAGAAGCAAGGCTACTGTAATTCGTGTGACCACTTCAAGCAAAGATATAGTTAACAAGGGAGGCAAGTTCGGTTGGCCCACACAGTACCTATCATTCACTATGAATTTCATACCGGCACACTTCTAACATCAGTGTTTAAATGGTCAACCTGAAAATAACCATAGAGAAGAATTTGgtgttttagtttgtttgttagaACGGATTAGAGCAACTACCACAGTTATTAATctcttaaaatgttacattggcATTACAGGTGCAACTCAACTCAGAAACACTTTTCTGTTTTGTCTTTTGTCATAATGGGTCAAATGTCATTTTCTTCTGttccttcctgtcttttgaTATTTTTGCGAAGTTTTAGAATCTATCAGTTACCAGTTTTCTGAAGTGTGAATTAGCCTTAGCCTTGTGATGCACAGTGTGGATTTATTTAAAGATGCATTTCAGCCAGGTGTTGATTCACAACAAGACTAATGAGTTAACCAGTATCCTATCCAACCATTATTTAACCAGTGCATCCCCAGTTGACACAAGTGCAATAGATGTTTATGGCTTTAATCTCCTTTGGTTCTGCTGGCAACAAGCTGAAGGATTAACCTTTGTGTTCTTTTTTGGTGTTCAGCACTTTGAACTGGAAGTGGTCCATCAACTGCTCTActtgaaattaaagaaaatgtttcgatcttacaataaaaacaaacccaGTACACATGTTGTTCCTCAGTAACAAACCAAGGGAATTTCTCCGTAGAGCTTTGTAGTCATGGCTACTTAACTTgggaatatgttttttaaaagctACCACTGAGCAAAGTTTTTATGCACGCATTTCATCAGAATGACATCTTCATCTTAAGTGAACTCAACAGAGGGGGAATTCCCTTTCTCAagaaggaaacagaaaaaaaaaaaacagaaaaagaaagaaccctGTCGTTGAAATGTTTGTAGGCACCCGAGAGCCAAGTGCTATGGTGGTACATGCATAATTGAAACAGCCAGCCCCTTGTGTACAGTTCTGCAAAAACTTTTAGTGCCACTTCCTCAAAAGGTCGAGCCACAAATCTAATTTTGTGTGTTACCTTAGCTTATCAATTTGTCAATTTCATTGACTACACTGAAAGGACCTCACTTTATTTATTACCTGTGCACGCAGTGCATATGCACAACTGACATGTTTGCATTAAGATGTACACCTCTTGTAATGACATTGAAGATAATCTGACATTATTATAACTTGTagaaactgaaaaatgtaaccATGTATAACTGTGATGAATGTTGATGTCAAtactggaaaatgaaatgaatggaaatgtgatataagttttttatataataatgaAGTGAATACAAATCAGCAAGTGTTTAACAGCCCATGCCTATGAACTATGCATAATTACACCACAGTTTCATGAGTTTGTTCTGCAGTAAGGCATGGCTTTTCATCCTAATTTAGCTGGGATATACCCAGGTTAGACAAGGTCAGGCAAGATTTAAAAGCTTGACAGCAAGATAAGTTTATCtttgaattaataataatttaattaatttctaaAATGGTTTATAAATAGATATTTTGTGATGTGTTGAAGTGTTTAGAAAGCTGATTGTTAAATATGTATTCAACTGAAAAATATAAGTAATATAATctatacatttctgttcttatgtaccaaaataaattattttaataatacatttgccATTGACTTCTTGACTTCTACCGACTTCTACCGAGTATTGTTCATCACCAGCAGGATGTTCCAAGCTGTCAGGGTAAGGACGGAGAAACCAAGCACAACCAGGAATTTGCCAGAAAAGGTGTCTTAATTTAATGGAGTTGTTTAAACAGGCAGAGTTGTTGATCCCCAGGGTGACCCAGCGACAGATGGTCCAGAGCAATGACCTTTAATGGATAGGAGATGAAGATGGGGACCCCTTCCGTCTGGCCCAGGCTTTGAAATGGCACATTGCCTGCACTTGCTCGTCCAACCCCGCACCATTACACTCCATCTAAGCCAATAGAAACTGATGGTAGTGCCACCACACCTCCCTCCCCAACCCAggtggctccaccacctgctacTGTAGTCTTTGACCCGGCATTGAAGAACCGCTCCCAGGCCACTATCTCTTTTCCTCCACCACTGCCAGCCTCCATTCCTCTCCCAGAGTGAGCTCCCCCCGCCCTACCTGCTTAGCCAGGGCCCGCAGCTGGTCATCACCTTGCTGGAGGGCCCAGCTGCTCACCCTTCCCCCGGGCCACCCGCATCTACTGCAACTATGTGCATTCAGGATAGATTATCAACAATAGTTTTCTGGGACCCTGGCCAATACTTAAGCTCAAAATCATGACCGACTCCCAGATTAGCTATACCCATGTGGTTGTGGTCTGTGTAGGTGGTCACCTTGGCACCCAACAGATAGTCTCTAAACTTCTCTGTGACTGCCCACTTCAAGGAAAGAACTCTAGATTGAACACAGTGTAGTTGTGCATCATTATGCAGGTAATGCAGGTATAGGGGTAGCCAGCAAGGGCTTTAGGGCCTTTAAGCCATGGTCCTGGTGCCTGGCAAACACCTGTTCAAGGTGAAGCACACAGGACTCAATGTCTgggaaaaacacaacaacatcaTCCAAATAGATCAGTGTCTTGTTCACATATTCTCCCAGACACCTCTGAATTAGCCACTAAAATGTAGCATGTGCATTGCAGAGACCAAATCGCATCCACTGGAACTTGGACAGGCCTACTGGGGTGGTAAATGCAGTACAATGAGGCCACCACCACCTGCCAGTACCCACTTGCCAGATCTGCTGGTGCCTGCACcgtacacacctgcaccagTCCTGGTTGGGGGGGTCACAGCTCCACATCCTGGCCACCCTGTACCTGGGCTCAAAACCAGAGATGGTTGCTAGGAATGTGTACTGGGAATGGGTGCACACCAGGGCAGGAATTTCACCAGCAGCCACCCTCTCTTTGGTCTTGATGCCCCTTTAGATATGTCATGCCCTGCAGCCATGGTGGCCTTGCTGCCCTGCTCACACTGCCTTCACTGATTTTGCAGTTTTCTCCCCTATCCCTTTCCTGTCACAAATGCCAACCAAAGAAAAATCtgttgagattttttttctattgGTCAGTCAACTGAAGTGCTGTACACGTAACCAATGATCTGCGCCAGTGTTGTTTTGCgcatatacacaaacaaataaccacaaaaCTGGAACTGATCGCGGACCAGACCAGACTCAAGTTAAGAAAGTTTAATAAATTCACAGCAAATGTCTAACATTAACATATGCAAATTAAGATAAGCATTGTATGTTGTAATAACTTCCTTCATCCGATCTGTTGCTGAGTGTAACATGCCAATTGTGTCATGGTAATGTTTTGAAGACAATGTTAACATTACAGGAGAGTGACCAAAGCACTGTCACTTGCTGTTccagttatactgtatttcaagTACATCTAACTAATTCTTCTGTATATAGCAGTAGTAAAATGGGTACAAATACAGTGTTTTTCTACAGTATAAAATGTTATTACTACTCTTGCATTTACTATTCTTTATTTGTACTATTTCTGcctatttcttttttatcatttatttgttttatctttaACACTCTCATCTATTGCTCTATTTCACTGTTACCTGCGTTGGCAGCATTGTAGTGAATGCAGTCATGCATCAGTGACATTAGTTAATGTTACTTTCTCTTATTTAATGTTAATGTGCCACAATGTTAAAACCATGatgaatatgtatatgtgtagaGTTGCAATCTAGCTAGGCAGTTGAATAGAAATTCTTGtgtgaataataattattcattgACATTAGTCTATTTTGTAGCTTGCTTATGTTGCTaaaaattggggggactatgcataaaaagggctgtaagtCCCAATaaggatgtaaaaaccctcacaTTGAAGCGGGAAGTCCTGCACTGTAACCACATAGTGATTCTTTTATTTCAacagtttgtttgctggagtacagagcaaaaacaacaaaaatgtgtcacatcgaatacttatggactgtatTGTATGaaataacaatacatttttctttaaaatgaaaaattctgtgAAATTAATTGGCCTATTTCCATTCCTTGAAAATTCCATTCCAAGTGGCCTTGCCCCTAAAATGATTAAATTCCAGGCctggtgcacacacaaacacacacacacacacacacacacacacacacacacacacacacacacacacacacacacacacacacagcaccatgcCTTGCTTCAAATTTtggggactttatttaactttttcatTTGAAGCAATTTTCTGCTTCAACCCACAATCAACCCACATTCCAAGCTGGAATGCTCACTTTAGACAACCAACACTTTTTTACATCAAGTTGAAATCATGTTTCTGAGATatcagaaaatatacattttttcttttgcgAAGGTGTCATCTGATTAAAAAAACCTTGAAACTTCAGTGGCATGTTGTATTTGTTGAACCTGCAATTAAATGGTTTTTAACAGGCTTATGTGAACCCAGCAGGGATATTTTGTGATAAGTTTATGATTCTGCTGTGCTGTCCCAAACTACACACCAGGCAACCCCCTGAACTCCCTTTGTATGACAAATCTCTGAATCACTTTTTAGGCAGAAACGTCATTCTCAGCCTGTGCTGTTGATGAAGGTGGGGATATTTGCAGCAGGGAAGTAGTTACATTTCTAAAGTGTGGGGGAAGGGCAACAGTTTGTGTGGGCAGTCCTGAGTGggttcctgaaaaaaaaaaaaaagattttaacacaaaattgaaatgcacagagacacaaccTCTTGGATAGATGATTAACCGTGGAATATGAGTGCATAACTGCATGATGTAGGTCACTGCTGTGATGTAGGCCATTATTCTCCAGAATCAGTTTCATGTGTGCCAAATGATTTGTTCTTATTTCTACACAGAAAAGAACACAGTCTAAAGGTCATATTGTGCAATAGGAAGTGGCTCTTCTTGCGTTGATATGAGAAGCCAACAATTGTCAGTACAGAACCACTGACGCACTATTCAGGACTAAAGGACTAAAGGACTAAAGGACTAAAACAGAACTTACCATAATATTGAATGCATGTAAGCATTTATACATGCTcagtttaaattacattatagcACAGTATAGTATAAAATACCTGCACTTCTTTTAAAAGTAGGATATgttcacaaaaaacaaaaatagatgACTATATTGCTCTCACAATTTAGAACAAAGGAAGTTTGACAAGTTCtaaagtactgtatgtagataTAAAAGATGGAGGAAATGTCTGCTGAaatggaataaacacaaaatgcaagtCAACAACTCTACAGCACGATTGTTGCAAGAAATATCTCAGAAATGATCCAGAGGGAACTTGATATCAGCCATTGCCCTTCCTTATTTCCTCTACTATTCCATTTTTTGTCACATTAATGGTCTaaaatctttagacaaaatgtaatgcaagaCAAAGGGAATCtgagtaaacacatttttctaattatttattttattgaattaaaaaagTTATCACTACCCATATTGCCCCTGTGAAAAACTGGTTGCACTAATTCTATCCAAacccttcctataatttgacATCAGATTTCCACATTGCTGAAGCTTAGGACTATTACTATTATATTTTAGTTTACAGTTATTTTTTGCACATATGTATCAAGGGTGTTAATAATTTGGAATACCTACGTACTGTATACGTAAGtacataaatgaatacatttaaaaagagtGAAAGAAAGCCCCATCTGTCACAAAAGAGGAACTTGGTTGCAATGCCATTTCAATAGCAAATTCCTGTTCTTTTTTAGCTTCAAGTTTTTCCAATGACActgcagtaaaacatttttaaatggttaaatagCCATTGGCTAAAATGGAATGATAAATTGAACTTCTtgtgataattaaatattacacaaatgaaaacaacaatattcactcaccgagcactttatttagtatttatccacatttctgcatttctgtctgcagaactgctgctcactgaattatttttagttttttgcaccatcaaACTCtaaagatcagcagtttctgagatactcaaaccaccctgtctgccgccaacaatcattccacagtcaaagtcacttagatcacattcttcctcattctgatgtgaatattaactgaagctcctgacccatatctacatgattgtatgcactgcactgctgccacacaattggctgattagataatcacatgaataagtaggtgaactaaagtaaaaatgttcctaataaagtgctcagtgagtgtatgtcattACAGTGTTGAAATATGAAGAACAAAATATGAGGAAGCcctatttacattttatgccttatatttccaaacatttccATCTTCCATGTTTGTAATCATTTGTTGTAATAATATATCAacacatattttcatatttttcaaattcattGACACATCTCACCTTGTTGCtcaaatttcatttttaaattggtgtgtgtatgtctgtgcgtgttttgCAGGGTTCCTGCGCCAGACACATATTAGCTCAGTAGGTATGAAATCTACATTATACTTATATATCCGCATGTGATTtagcattaaaaaatatatgtttttcttctatgataaatgaaatacattcaaTATTGAAAATATTCCAAAcgagcctgttccacaaagcaggattactgaattagccgGTTAATTGCACTTTCAATTGCATTGAATAAAACCCAGACcctgcccaaatctggaacacagattgattaaataaaattagcaataataataataataataataataataataataataataataataataataatgagaagaaggagaagaagaagaagaagaagaagaagaagaagaagaatgtgtTGATtctttaatccaaagtgatttacagttcatcagactaaacaggggacaatccccccgggagcaatgtagggttaagggtcttgctcaagggcccaacagctgcacagatcttattgtggctacaccagggcttaatCTGCcatccttccaggtcccagttatgCACCTTGGCTATAAGAAAAAATAGTTCTTCTGGGtcttactttgtgcagttatctgggcaactcagtaatcctgctttgtggaacaggcctctATATGCTTAATTATTTGTTAAAATGTATTACACCTTATGTTTAGTAAcaagcatgtgcacacatagcagtgtttgtacagtataatTCAAATTGTATCATTTAA from Conger conger chromosome 2, fConCon1.1, whole genome shotgun sequence encodes the following:
- the LOC133121652 gene encoding tumor necrosis factor alpha-induced protein 3-like isoform X2, encoding MSQGQSFLPKFLFLSNLLKAGFREVVQTAILDRAMQGFLEQEKRLNWCREVKKLVPLCTKGDGNCLLHATSQYMLGVEDTDLVLRKALYSVLTETDTHKFRMRFQAELSQSQEFMQTGLRYNTRNWQEEWEKIVEMASLESNCGGLQYDSLEDIHIFILSNILRRPIVVIADQVLRSMKSGSSFSPLNVGGVYLPLHWAPRDCYRYPIVLGYNSQHFAPLIAIKDSGPEIRAVPLAYPGKGVFEDLQVHFLMEKEQQQKAKLLKDYLTVIEIPVNALSNDAPHIINAARLDEGNLPEDMNLMEDYLQLVNHEFKLWQKEKEPASEVLHQDPLCFSQLSLMEVRCATHKCPFYASVDTQPYCHECCERHRERGRPVVEPSGDQARPGAEPRGGIGSVDQVPLPTSPSFGLYSETNAMKCKMPDCLFTLNIEHGGLCERCFHARQTSRHREWSNTGERSSALREAGRCDQRTVNIGGEQQQQSSWGLISRTQLNSSSPGASPEPGPYRHLQLGRLCKRTGCQYFGTVEKEGFCTVCFTNYKTNRRAVVVRRGSPPAGSGFLGSSHSTRAAQQGQTPNGPQYSRSNASTGWTGLYSECHTQIPEETPKLRCKAPDCDHYANKEKQGYCNSCDHFKQRYS
- the LOC133121652 gene encoding tumor necrosis factor alpha-induced protein 3-like isoform X1; the protein is MSQGQSFLPKFLFLSNLLKAVRIRERIPNDVVKPSISGVVHHLRSMHRHTLEMIQINHFPQGFREVVQTAILDRAMQGFLEQEKRLNWCREVKKLVPLCTKGDGNCLLHATSQYMLGVEDTDLVLRKALYSVLTETDTHKFRMRFQAELSQSQEFMQTGLRYNTRNWQEEWEKIVEMASLESNCGGLQYDSLEDIHIFILSNILRRPIVVIADQVLRSMKSGSSFSPLNVGGVYLPLHWAPRDCYRYPIVLGYNSQHFAPLIAIKDSGPEIRAVPLAYPGKGVFEDLQVHFLMEKEQQQKAKLLKDYLTVIEIPVNALSNDAPHIINAARLDEGNLPEDMNLMEDYLQLVNHEFKLWQKEKEPASEVLHQDPLCFSQLSLMEVRCATHKCPFYASVDTQPYCHECCERHRERGRPVVEPSGDQARPGAEPRGGIGSVDQVPLPTSPSFGLYSETNAMKCKMPDCLFTLNIEHGGLCERCFHARQTSRHREWSNTGERSSALREAGRCDQRTVNIGGEQQQQSSWGLISRTQLNSSSPGASPEPGPYRHLQLGRLCKRTGCQYFGTVEKEGFCTVCFTNYKTNRRAVVVRRGSPPAGSGFLGSSHSTRAAQQGQTPNGPQYSRSNASTGWTGLYSECHTQIPEETPKLRCKAPDCDHYANKEKQGYCNSCDHFKQRYS